In Pecten maximus unplaced genomic scaffold, xPecMax1.1, whole genome shotgun sequence, the genomic stretch attgaaaagaaaatatgaagCAAATATAGTGTGTTTGGATTATGTCAATTATTTCAGTTATGTCAAATGATGTTATTACAAAAGTGTACAGCAGTATCATTTTGTGTTGTACGGTTTATCTATCAGGAGTGAACCTAAACCATTTATAGAtttaaaaatcacagaaaagagCAGCAAGAATATTGTTAAATGCTACAGATACATTTCTGACCtatatttgaaaaagaaatggaAGCCAATAGCAGATATAAACGaagaaacaaatgtattttagcAAATATGTTTccttaagtaaaaaaaaaatgataatgaaagAAAAACTATGTACAGTTTCTGTATCAAACACACTTTGTTCAATCTGCCAGAAGCAATTGTCTAAAACGGCCATTTGAATACGGTCAAACACTGCAGTGATAAATTCGTGACCATTCACAGTAGTAATAAATGCATGACCATTCACTGTATTCATCAATGCGTGACCATTCACAGTAGTAATAAATGAATGCGTGACCATACACTGTAGTGATAAAAGCGTGACCATTCACTGTATTAATTAATGCGTGACCATACACTGCAGTGCTAAATGCGTGATCATTCACTGTATTCATTGATGCGTGACCATACACTGCAGTGCTAAATGCGTGACCATTCACTGTATTCATTAATGCGTGACCATACACTGCAGTGCTAAATGCCTGACCATTCACTGTATTCATTGATGCGTGACCATTCACTGTATTAATCAATGCGTGACCATACACTGTAGTGATAAATGCTTGACCATACAGAGTAGTAATTAAGGCGTGACCATACACTTAATGAACTGAAGCTTCCACTCGTCCAATGTATGTAAAGCATTTACAATCATTcgtcaatttcaaaatatttaaaggtACTTAATTGTTTAGACGAATCACTACGATTGAATATGTAATCAGGTGACACGTCATACCCGAAAAGTTCGCAATCTGGTCGGACCAATTCTCTGAGCTCCAACAAGTCCTCCATGGGTACGTCACTGTACGCCTGACTTATAGACTCTTCTTTCTGACGGAGTAGTCCTGTTCGatctgtaaaactttcctgGATGGCTTTAGTTACCACATCCTGCATCTGCGTTTTAGTAACATTCCCAGCCTTAGAGCGGTTAAACGGAAGGCTTATACCAGTTGACAACATACCTCGAATTTGGAGATCTTTCCATATTCGCTGCATAGCGGAATAAAAGGACATGCATTTTTCTAAACCTATTCGCATTTGGTATAGACGACCGACCTGTCCTCCGGCTCTAAGTAATGATGTCTCTACCTCAAAATCATCGTATGTAATGTTCGTACCGTACCGTCTGTTCCAACCATTCAACAGAACAAGCGAATCATTTGCAAATGTTTCCATCTTCCCTATAAAGTCGTATGATATCTGACAAGGCAGGCAGTGTTCGTAGATAGGAGTAAAGTGGGCGTTAGTATGTTCACCAGTTTTAAATGATGCGATCACGTATTTTATGAATTGCGGAAAAGTTACCCCATGTCCGCACTTTTCACGATAATCATCTTTAGGATTCagaatgttattttttatataggTTCCTGTTATCGCccagtacaatgtatttacagtGAAGAGTTTATCAACGTATCCCGAAAACAACCTCTCATATGGATTCCGTGTAAACATCATTTTAAATGAGGTTGTTAGTATATAATGCAAGTCTGTGACATCTGTGCTTGTGGAGTTCTTATTTTTCTCATGCATTCTTCGTCCGTCGATATTTTTCTTTCCGTCTCTGTTCACCATACGCAGAAGGCTCCTTAAAAACGTAGATCCGACCTTTTGAACGGGGCAGTAAACGAGATGCCGACTGCGGTTTATCACGAGTTTTTTTGCCACTTTAGATCCTTCAGAATTCCCCATATAACCGTCCTGACTTTTGTCGCATGCATTTTCAATAGTGGCCCTTCTCTTCTCGTAAATTTCACCCAATCCATAATATTTCTGgaaattctacaaaataaaaaacaaactgAATTGTTTTATCATAACAGCAACATCAATGTTTAAGGAATACTGAAGCCCATTAGTACCGAAtgaaatctaaaacaaaataCTGCGAATATACGCAATACTATTCGATAGTACAGACAAGCAAATTGTCGAATTTTAGAGGCGACCtgtccctttatcaagacacaagtaaattaaaaacgatcacatatagacatagaacatggaacaggTACACAgattgtacaggtaaatatatcgtTATGTTTGTGTATTCGCCGAGGCCCTATTATAATTACAAGTAATTAGAAAAcaaacatcttaggtggtgtaccAATggtaaaaatagataaataaataaataatataactaaaaggttAAACTAAACAACATCGCGAATCGATGTGATGTCAGGGCGTGCCTTgtagtgaatgtttttgttttgttttgggtttttttctacCCGGTAGGTTCATTTCGTCCCGCATATCTCGGCCCAAACAGCGGGTAGCAGTGACAATTTCGGGTGGTAAATGCCACATTTCTGACTAATTTCCAAACTCCCATTACAATGCATGATTCCCGGAGATTTTAATGGACGCAACAGCCTGTGGAGCTCTCCAAACACAGACGAGAGAGGAAAACGTATTGAGGATTcatagataaaaacaacttgTGCCTTTTTAACAACAAtacccctacctatatacaccctggtacagactctcgtacccacccctacctatatacacactggtacagactctcgtacccacccctacctatatacaccctggtacagactctcgtacccacccctacctatatacaccctgatacagactctcgtacccacacCTACCTacatacaccctggtacagactctcgtacccacacctacctatatacaccctggtacagactctcgtacccactcctacctatatacaccctggtacagactctcgtacccacccctacctatatacaccctggtacagactctcgtacccaccctacctatatacaccctggtacagactctcgtacccaccctacctatatacaccctggtacagactctcgtacccacccctacctatatacaccctggtacagactctcgtacccacccctacctatatacaccctggtacagactctcgtacacacccctacctatatacaccctggtacagactctcgtacccacccctacctatatacaccctggtacagactctcgtacccacccctaccttTATACACACTGGTACAGCctctcgtacccacccctacctatatacaccctggtacagactctcgtacccacccctacctatatacaccctggtacagactctcgtacccacacctacctatatacaccctggtacagactctcgtacccatccctacctatatacaccctggtacagactctcgtacccacccctacctatatacaccctgttacagactctcgtacccacccctacctatatacaccctggtacagactctcgtacccatccctacctatatacaccctggtacagactctcgtacccacccctacctatatacaccctggtacagactctcgtacccacatctacctatatacaccctggtacagactctcgtacccaccctacctatatacacactggtacagactctcgtacccacccctacctatatacaccctggtacagactctcgtacccacatctacctatatacaccctggtacagactctcgtacccacccctacctatatacaccctggtacagactctcgtacccacccctacctatatacaccctggtacagactctcgtacccacccttacctatatacaccctggtacagactctcgtacccacccctacatatatacaccctggtacagactctcgtacccacccctacctatatacaccctggtacagactctcgtacccacccctacctataaacacactggtacagactctcgtacccaaccctacctatatacaccctggtacagactctcgtacccacccctacctatatacacccaggtacagactctcgtacccacccctacctttatacacactggtacagactctcgtacccacccctacctatatacaccctgttacagactctcgtacccacccctacctatatacaccctggtacagactctcgtacccaccctacctatatacaccctggtacagactctcgtacccaccctTACCTATgtacaccctggtacagactctcgtacccacccttacctatatacaccctggtacagactctcgtacccacccctacatatatacaccctggtacagactctcgtacccacccctacctatatacaccctggtacagactctcgtacccaccactacctatatacacactggtacagactctcgtatCCACcactacctatatacaccctggtacagactctcgtacccacccctacctatatacaccctggtacagactctcgtacccacccctacctatatacaccctggtacagactctcgtacccacatctacctatatacaccctggtacagactctcgtacccacccctacctatatacaccctgttacagactctcgtacccacccctacctatatacaccctggtacagactctcgtacccacccctacctatatacaccctggtacagactcccgtacccacccctacctatatacaccctggtacagactctcgtacccacccctacctatatacaccctggtacagactcccgtacccacccctacctatatacaccgtgttacagactctcgtacccacccctacctatatacacccaggtacagactctcgtacccacccctacatatatacaccctggtacagactctcgtacccacccctacctatatacaccctggtacagactctcgtacttacccctacctatatacaccctggtacagactctcgtacccacccctacctatatacaccctggtacagactctcgtacccacccctacctatatacaccctggtacagactctcgtacccacccctacctatatacaccctggtacagactctcgtacccacccctacctatatacaccctggtacagactctcgtacccacccctacctatatacaccctggtacagactctcgtacccacatctacctatatacaccctggtacagactctcgtacccacccctacctatatacacccaggtacagactctcgtacccacccctacctatatacccCATGGTACAGACTCCcgtacccacccctacctatatacaccgtggtacagactctcgtaaccacccctacctatatacaccctggtacagactctcgtacccacccctacctatatacaccctggtacagactctcgtacccaccctacctatatataccctggtacagactctcgtacccacccctacctatatacaccctggtacagactcttGTACCtacccctacctatatacaccctggtacagactctcgtacccacccctacctatatacaccctggtacagactctcgtacccacacctacctatatacaccttggtacagactctcgtacccacccttacctatatatacctggtacaaaCGTGACATTGTGCGTTAGCACAATATTACACGTTTCTTTGCAAATCTCTGGCATCTctatcgaccatagacaccaaaaaagacagtttattgcttatatttacattctcgacatttttttttgttatatttgaaaattacaattgagttagcataaaaaatgccaatattcagcgacttCGTCAATAGGGTTCGACAAATGGAACAgcttattttatcaaaattcatttgtcacgtgcagattggcaaacaaaaaagtgcattgaaataatttcTTTCCATTATTTGTGTAAcgatattgtataaaatttctttttgatactttttaattaacataaaaaacgacGTAG encodes the following:
- the LOC117320957 gene encoding carbohydrate sulfotransferase 9-like; this encodes NFQKYYGLGEIYEKRRATIENACDKSQDGYMGNSEGSKVAKKLVINRSRHLVYCPVQKVGSTFLRSLLRMVNRDGKKNIDGRRMHEKNKNSTSTDVTDLHYILTTSFKMMFTRNPYERLFSGYVDKLFTVNTLYWAITGTYIKNNILNPKDDYREKCGHGVTFPQFIKYVIASFKTGEHTNAHFTPIYEHCLPCQISYDFIGKMETFANDSLVLLNGWNRRYGTNITYDDFEVETSLLRAGGQVGRLYQMRIGLEKCMSFYSAMQRIWKDLQIRGMLSTGISLPFNRSKAGNVTKTQMQDVVTKAIQESFTDRTGLLRQKEESISQAYSDVPMEDLLELRELVRPDCELFG